In a genomic window of Nocardia fluminea:
- a CDS encoding acyl-CoA dehydrogenase family protein codes for MTDYLSTGSLPEEYRQLALTVRDFADQVVAPVSAKHDAEHSFPYEVVAGMAEMGLFGLPFPEEFGGMGGDYFALCLALEELGKIDQSVAITLEAGVSLGAMPIYRFGNDKQRTEWLPQLTSGQALAGFGLTEPDAGSDAGGTRTTAVQDGESWVINGSKQFITNSGTDITRLVTVTAVTGQTGGKKEISTILVPTSTPGFVAEPAYNKVGWNASDTHPLSFTDVRVPQENLLGERGRGYANFLRILDEGRIAIAALAVGAAQGCVDESVRYAGERQAFGQAIGRNQAIAFKIARMEARAHVARTAYYDAAALMLAGKSFKKAASIAKMVASEAAMDNARDATQIFGGNGFMNEYPVSRHYRDSKILEIGEGTTEVQLMLIARELGL; via the coding sequence ATGACCGACTACCTGTCCACCGGTTCACTGCCGGAGGAATACCGCCAGCTCGCACTCACCGTGCGCGATTTCGCCGACCAGGTCGTCGCGCCGGTCTCGGCGAAACACGATGCCGAACACAGCTTTCCGTACGAAGTCGTGGCGGGCATGGCCGAGATGGGACTGTTCGGCCTGCCGTTCCCCGAGGAATTCGGCGGCATGGGCGGCGACTACTTCGCGCTGTGCCTGGCGCTCGAGGAACTCGGCAAGATCGACCAGAGCGTGGCCATCACCCTGGAGGCGGGAGTGTCGCTGGGCGCCATGCCGATCTACCGGTTCGGCAACGACAAGCAGCGCACCGAATGGCTGCCCCAGCTCACCAGCGGGCAGGCGCTGGCGGGCTTCGGGCTCACCGAGCCCGACGCGGGCAGCGACGCGGGCGGCACCAGGACCACCGCCGTGCAGGACGGCGAGAGCTGGGTGATCAACGGCAGCAAGCAGTTCATCACCAACTCCGGCACCGACATCACCCGCTTGGTCACCGTCACCGCGGTCACCGGACAGACCGGCGGCAAGAAGGAGATCTCCACCATCCTGGTGCCGACCTCCACGCCCGGTTTCGTCGCCGAGCCCGCCTACAACAAGGTCGGCTGGAACGCCTCCGACACCCACCCGCTGAGCTTCACCGACGTGCGGGTGCCGCAGGAGAACCTGCTCGGTGAGCGCGGTCGCGGCTACGCCAACTTCCTGCGCATCCTCGACGAGGGCCGCATCGCCATCGCCGCGCTGGCCGTCGGCGCCGCGCAGGGCTGCGTGGACGAGAGCGTGCGCTACGCGGGCGAACGACAGGCCTTCGGGCAGGCGATCGGCCGCAATCAGGCCATCGCGTTCAAGATCGCCCGGATGGAGGCGCGGGCCCACGTCGCGCGCACCGCCTACTACGACGCCGCCGCGCTGATGCTGGCGGGCAAGTCGTTCAAGAAGGCCGCGTCGATCGCGAAGATGGTCGCCAGCGAGGCCGCGATGGACAACGCGCGCGACGCCACCCAGATCTTCGGCGGCAACGGCTTCATGAACGAATACCCGGTGTCGAGGCACTACCGTGACAGCAAGATCCTGGAAATCGGCGAGGGCACCACGGAGGTTCAGCTGATGCTGATCGCAAGGGAGCTGGGGCTGTGA